A window from Solanum stenotomum isolate F172 chromosome 7, ASM1918654v1, whole genome shotgun sequence encodes these proteins:
- the LOC125870881 gene encoding structure-specific endonuclease subunit SLX1, with product MGKRKERREQKKVCSEGGDESKEVEGNRFFACYLLTSMCPRFKGHTYIGFTVNPRRRIRQHNGEVRMGALRTKRKRPWEMILCIYGFPTNVSALQFEWAWQHPVESRAVRQAAASFKTLGGVANKIKLAYTMLTLPEWQSLNLTVNFFSTKYKMHSAGCPSLPEHMRVHICALDELPCYTGIDRDEYSTNEWENSEELTDEISAGSTNSNSSFSNQDKDSTDENDDEHTDWKELDERAGENSTCGREHSYIIIDSPVERSSSILGDFFHIADKKERHELDDEFGEKQANKMCSTKTDDSLATKNAGLPSDIEVIDVFTPPCSKVRADHKRRRLSASCPEIIDLTDSPIYV from the exons atgggGAAACGGAAGGAGAGGAGGGAGCAGAAGAAAGTTTGTTCAGAAGGAGGAGATGAGAGTAAAGAAGTAGAAGGAAACAGGTTCTTTGCCTGCTACTTGCTTACATCTATGTGCCCCAGATTCAAAGGCCACACTTACATCGG ATTTACAGTGAATCCTCGCCGTAGAATTCGACAGCACAATGGAGAGGTAAGGATGGGTGCATTGAGGACCAAGAGGAAGCGTCCCTGGGAGATGATTTTATGCATATATGGCTTCCCTACCAATGTATCAGCCCTCCAG TTTGAATGGGCCTGGCAGCATCCAGTAGAATCCCGTGCAGTTAGACAGGCAGCAGCATCATTCAAAACTCTTGGAGGAGTTGCTAACAAGATTAAATTGGCATATACAATGCTTACTCTCCCTGAGTGGCAAAG CCTAAATCTCACAGTAAATTTCTTCTCCACAAAATACAAGATGCATTCAGCTGGTTGTCCTAGTCTTCCAGAGCACATGAGAGTCCATATTTGTGCACTGGATGAACTTCCCTGTTATACAGGAATTGACAGGGATGAGTATTCAACCAACGAATGGGAAAATAGTGAAGAATTAACAGACGAAATATCTGCCGGCTCCACAAATTCTAACAGTTCTTTTAGTAATCAAGACAAAGACAGCACCGATGAAAATGACGATGAACACACTGATTGGAAAGAGCTTGACGAACGTGCTGGAGAAAATAGCACTTGCGGTAGAGAGCACTCATATATTATCATCGACTCGCCAGTAGAAAGGTCATCTTCAAttttaggtgatttctttcatATAGCAGACAAGAAAGAGAGACATGAATTGGATGATGAATTTGGTGAGAAGCAGGCCAACAAGATGTGTTCAACAAAAACGGATGATTCATTGGCAACCAAGAATGCTGGTTTGCCTAGTGACATTGAGGTTATTGATGTTTTTACTCCTCCATGCTCCAAAGTGCGTGCAGACCACAAAAGAAGAAGACTTTCGGCTAGTTGTCCTGAAATAATAGACTTGACAGACTCACCTATTTATGTCTAA
- the LOC125870240 gene encoding protein TIC110, chloroplastic isoform X1 — protein sequence MNPTSLLLPINQPPPVTTFRSQFLNPTPLRLTPKFYLKRRIQSTVLSSSSVQDKPTSVNPDVFGGKKELSSIQSLVDAMSPPIRIASSALIFAGAIAAGYGLGLRFGGSRNAGVGGAIAFGAAGAGAAYALNSCAPEVAAINLHNYVADFENPAALNKEDIEAIANKYGVSKQNEAFNAELRDIYCRYVSAVLPASTEELRGDEVDTIIKFKNALGIDDPDAADMHMEIGRRIFRQRLEMGDRDGDMEQRRAFQKLIYVSTLVFGEASAFLLPWKRVFKVTDAQVDVAVRDNAQRLYASKLKSVGRDIDVNQLISLREAQLAYRLSDELAHEMFKEHARNLVEEIISTAVGILKSRTRATREPTRVIEELDKVLSYNNLLISLKNHADASRFAPGTGPVSLVGGEYDGDRKMDDLKLLYRAYVTDSLSSGRMEEDKLAALNQLRNIFGLGKREADTITLDVTSKVYRKRLAQAVTSGELEAFESKAAYLQNLCEELNFDPQKALEIHQEIYRQKLQQLVADGELSDEDMKALERLQVMLCVPKQTVEAAHADICGSLFEKVVKEAIACGIDGYDTETKNAVRKAAYGLRLTREVAMTIASKAVRKIFITYIQRARGAGSRTESAKELKKMIAFNSFVASQLVADIKGESSDTPPEETREEQIQQNEEEDEEWESLQSLRKVKPSRNNLRKEIQTEITLKDDLPERERTELYKTYLLFCLTGQVTKIPFGVQITTKKDDSEYVFLSQLGSILGLTDSEIVGVHQGLAEQAFRQQAEVILADGQITKAKMVQLNELQKNVGLPPQYAQNIIKSITTTKLAAALETAVGQGRLSIKEIRELKESSVDINTMISESLRENLFKKTLADIFSSGTGEFDEEEVYENIPKDLNINVEKAKKVVHELARSRLSNSLIQAVSLLRQRNHKALVYSLNDLLACDKAVPATPLSWEVPEELSDLFIVYLKSDPPPEKLSRLQYLLGISDSTAETLRAVKDRELPNGAGEEEFVF from the exons ATGAACCCAACATCACTTCTCCTCCCTATCAATCAACCTCCTCCTGTCACCACTTTCCGCTCTCAATTTCTCAATCCTACACCTCTCCGTCTTACCCCTAAATTCTACCTAAAACGCCGCATTCAATCCACCGTCCTTTCATCTTCTTCTGTTCAGGACAAACCTACTTCCGTCAACCCAGATGTCTTTGGAGGTAAAAAGGAGCTTTCTTCTATTCAATCCCTTGTTGATGCCATGTCACCCCCCATAAGAATAGCCAGCTCCGCTTTGATATTTGCTGGTGCTATTGCTGCTGGATACGGACTTGGTCTCCgttttggtggctcccggaaTGCTGGGGTCGGTGGTGCTATTGCTTTTGGTGCTGCTGGTGCCGGTGCTGCTTATGCATTGAATTCTTGCGCTCCTGAAGTTGCTGCTATTAATTTGCATAACTATGTGGCTGATTTTGAGAACCCTGCTGCCTTGAACAAGGAAGATATTGAAGCAATTGCCAATAA gtATGGTGTCAGCAAACAGAATGAGGCATTCAATGCGGAGCTACGAGATATATATTGCCG GTATGTATCTGCTGTCCTTCCTGCCAGTACTGAAGAACTTAGAGGTGATGAAGTTGATACAATAATCAAATTTAAGAATGCATTGGGAATTGATGATCCAGATGCAGCAGATATGCATATGGAG ATTGGTAGGCGAATCTTCAGACAAAGACTTGAAATGGGAGATCGTGATGGAGATATGGAGCAACGTCGG GCATTTCAAAAGTTGATATATGTCTCAACTCTTGTATTTGGAGAAGCATCTGCTTTCCTTTTACCTTGGAAACGTGTTTTCAAGGTTACTGATGCCCAG GTTGATGTTGCTGTCAGGGACAATGCACAACGGTTGTATGCCTCCAAGCTTAAGTCTGTTGGGCGAG ATATTGATGTGAACCAGCTGATCAGTTTGAGAGAAGCACAGCTTGCATATCGATTGTCCGACGAG CTTGCACATGAGATGTTTAAGGAGCATGCAAGAAATCTTGTTGAGGAAATCATATCAACTGCTGTTGGCATATTGAAGTCAAGGACAAGAGCAAC CAGGGAACCCACACGTGTCATTGAGGAACTTGATAAGGTATTGTCATATAATAATTTGTTAATCTCACTGAAGAACCATGCTGATGCTAGTCGTTTTGCTCCTGGCACTGGGCCAGTTTCCTTAGTAG GAGGGGAGTATGATGGTGATAGGAAGATGGATGACCTAAAACTTCTCTACAGAGCATATGTTACAGATTCTTTGTCAAGTGGTCGGATGGAAGAAGACAAG CTTGCTGCTTTGAACCAATTGAGAAATATATTTGGTTTGGGGAAACGAGAAGCAGATACAATCACATTGGATGTCACCTCAAAGGTATACCGTAAACGACTTGCTCAAGCTGTTACCAGTGGTGAATTAGAAGCGTTCGAGAGCAAAGCAGCCTATCTTCAAAATCTTTGTGAAGAATTGAATTTTGATCCACAAAAGGCTCTTGAGATTCATCAAG AAATCTACAGGCAAAAGCTTCAGCAGCTTGTCGCTGATGGAGAACTTAGTGATGAGGACATGAAGGCATTGGAGCGCCTGCAGGTAATGCTTTGCGTTCCCAAGCAAACAGTTGAAGCTGCTCATGCAGATATCTGTGGCAGTTTGTTTGAAAAG GTGGTTAAGGAAGCAATTGCTTGTGGAATAGATGGTTATGATACTGAAACCAAGAATGCTGTGAGGAAGGCCGCATATGGTTTACGATTAACCAGGGAGGTTGCCATGACTATTGCTAGTAAAGCA GTCAGAAAGATTTTCATCACTTACATTCAGAGGGCCCGAGGAGCTGGGAGCCGCACTGAATCAGCCAAAGAACTGAAAAAAATGATAGCCTTTAATAGTTTTGTTGCGTCTCAACTAGTTGCAGACATCAAGGGTGAATCATCTGATACACCGCCAGAAGAGACTCGAGAAGAACAGATTCAACAAAACgaagaggaggatgaggagTGGGAGTCCTTGCAATCACTAAGAAAAGTAAAACCCAGCAGGAACAATTTGAGAAAGGAAATCCAGACCGAGATTACTCTCAAGGACGATCTTCCGGAAAGAGAGAGAACAGAACTTTACAAGACATACTTGCTCTTCTGTCTAACTGGGCAAGTTACTAAAATTCCTTTTGGGGTCCAGATCACCACAAAGAAGGATGACTCTGAATATGtttttctaagtcaacttggtAGCATCCTTGGGTTGACTGATAGTGAGATTGTTGGAGTGCACCAAGGTTTAGCTGAGCAGGCTTTTAGGCAACAAGCAGAGGTGATCTTAGCTGATGGACAGATAACGAAGGCCAAAATGGTACAGCTGAATGAGTTGCAGAAGAATGTTGGCTTGCCACCACAGTATGCTCAGAATATAATAAAGAGCATCACAACAACAAAACTGGCGGCAGCCCTCGAGACTGCTGTTGGTCAGGGAAGGCTGAGCATTAAGGAGATTAGAGAATTGAAAGAGTCTTCAGTAGACATAAATACCATGATATCCGAAAGTTTACGTGAGAATCTTTTCAAAAAGACTCTGGCTGATATCTTCTCATCTGGTACTGGAGAGTTTGACGAAGAAGAGGTATATGAAAATATCCCAAAAGATCTTAATATAAATGTTGAGAAGGCCAAAAAAGTTGTTCATGAACTAGCTCGTAGCAGATTATCAAACTCACTTATTCAGGCCGTGTCACTTTTAAGGCAGAGAAATCATAAAGCATTG GTTTATTCTCTCAATGATTTGTTAGCTTGTGACAAGGCCGTTCCTGCAACCCCATTATCTTGGGAGGTACCAGAAGAACTGTCTGATCTGTTCATCGTATATTTGAAGAGTGATCCCCCACCAGAAAAGTTGTCCAGGTTACAGTATCTGTTAGGTATAAGTGATTCAACAGCAGAGACATTGAGAGCTGTGAAGGATAGAGAACTACCAAATGGGGCAGGGGAAGAGGAGTTTGTATTTTAA
- the LOC125870240 gene encoding protein TIC110, chloroplastic isoform X2, with the protein MNPTSLLLPINQPPPVTTFRSQFLNPTPLRLTPKFYLKRRIQSTVLSSSSVQDKPTSVNPDVFGGKKELSSIQSLVDAMSPPIRIASSALIFAGAIAAGYGLGLRFGGSRNAGVGGAIAFGAAGAGAAYALNSCAPEVAAINLHNYVADFENPAALNKEDIEAIANKYGVSKQNEAFNAELRDIYCRYVSAVLPASTEELRGDEVDTIIKFKNALGIDDPDAADMHMEIGRRIFRQRLEMGDRDGDMEQRRAFQKLIYVSTLVFGEASAFLLPWKRVFKVTDAQVDVAVRDNAQRLYASKLKSVGRDIDVNQLISLREAQLAYRLSDELAHEMFKEHARNLVEEIISTAVGILKSRTRATEPTRVIEELDKVLSYNNLLISLKNHADASRFAPGTGPVSLVGGEYDGDRKMDDLKLLYRAYVTDSLSSGRMEEDKLAALNQLRNIFGLGKREADTITLDVTSKVYRKRLAQAVTSGELEAFESKAAYLQNLCEELNFDPQKALEIHQEIYRQKLQQLVADGELSDEDMKALERLQVMLCVPKQTVEAAHADICGSLFEKVVKEAIACGIDGYDTETKNAVRKAAYGLRLTREVAMTIASKAVRKIFITYIQRARGAGSRTESAKELKKMIAFNSFVASQLVADIKGESSDTPPEETREEQIQQNEEEDEEWESLQSLRKVKPSRNNLRKEIQTEITLKDDLPERERTELYKTYLLFCLTGQVTKIPFGVQITTKKDDSEYVFLSQLGSILGLTDSEIVGVHQGLAEQAFRQQAEVILADGQITKAKMVQLNELQKNVGLPPQYAQNIIKSITTTKLAAALETAVGQGRLSIKEIRELKESSVDINTMISESLRENLFKKTLADIFSSGTGEFDEEEVYENIPKDLNINVEKAKKVVHELARSRLSNSLIQAVSLLRQRNHKALVYSLNDLLACDKAVPATPLSWEVPEELSDLFIVYLKSDPPPEKLSRLQYLLGISDSTAETLRAVKDRELPNGAGEEEFVF; encoded by the exons ATGAACCCAACATCACTTCTCCTCCCTATCAATCAACCTCCTCCTGTCACCACTTTCCGCTCTCAATTTCTCAATCCTACACCTCTCCGTCTTACCCCTAAATTCTACCTAAAACGCCGCATTCAATCCACCGTCCTTTCATCTTCTTCTGTTCAGGACAAACCTACTTCCGTCAACCCAGATGTCTTTGGAGGTAAAAAGGAGCTTTCTTCTATTCAATCCCTTGTTGATGCCATGTCACCCCCCATAAGAATAGCCAGCTCCGCTTTGATATTTGCTGGTGCTATTGCTGCTGGATACGGACTTGGTCTCCgttttggtggctcccggaaTGCTGGGGTCGGTGGTGCTATTGCTTTTGGTGCTGCTGGTGCCGGTGCTGCTTATGCATTGAATTCTTGCGCTCCTGAAGTTGCTGCTATTAATTTGCATAACTATGTGGCTGATTTTGAGAACCCTGCTGCCTTGAACAAGGAAGATATTGAAGCAATTGCCAATAA gtATGGTGTCAGCAAACAGAATGAGGCATTCAATGCGGAGCTACGAGATATATATTGCCG GTATGTATCTGCTGTCCTTCCTGCCAGTACTGAAGAACTTAGAGGTGATGAAGTTGATACAATAATCAAATTTAAGAATGCATTGGGAATTGATGATCCAGATGCAGCAGATATGCATATGGAG ATTGGTAGGCGAATCTTCAGACAAAGACTTGAAATGGGAGATCGTGATGGAGATATGGAGCAACGTCGG GCATTTCAAAAGTTGATATATGTCTCAACTCTTGTATTTGGAGAAGCATCTGCTTTCCTTTTACCTTGGAAACGTGTTTTCAAGGTTACTGATGCCCAG GTTGATGTTGCTGTCAGGGACAATGCACAACGGTTGTATGCCTCCAAGCTTAAGTCTGTTGGGCGAG ATATTGATGTGAACCAGCTGATCAGTTTGAGAGAAGCACAGCTTGCATATCGATTGTCCGACGAG CTTGCACATGAGATGTTTAAGGAGCATGCAAGAAATCTTGTTGAGGAAATCATATCAACTGCTGTTGGCATATTGAAGTCAAGGACAAGAGCAAC GGAACCCACACGTGTCATTGAGGAACTTGATAAGGTATTGTCATATAATAATTTGTTAATCTCACTGAAGAACCATGCTGATGCTAGTCGTTTTGCTCCTGGCACTGGGCCAGTTTCCTTAGTAG GAGGGGAGTATGATGGTGATAGGAAGATGGATGACCTAAAACTTCTCTACAGAGCATATGTTACAGATTCTTTGTCAAGTGGTCGGATGGAAGAAGACAAG CTTGCTGCTTTGAACCAATTGAGAAATATATTTGGTTTGGGGAAACGAGAAGCAGATACAATCACATTGGATGTCACCTCAAAGGTATACCGTAAACGACTTGCTCAAGCTGTTACCAGTGGTGAATTAGAAGCGTTCGAGAGCAAAGCAGCCTATCTTCAAAATCTTTGTGAAGAATTGAATTTTGATCCACAAAAGGCTCTTGAGATTCATCAAG AAATCTACAGGCAAAAGCTTCAGCAGCTTGTCGCTGATGGAGAACTTAGTGATGAGGACATGAAGGCATTGGAGCGCCTGCAGGTAATGCTTTGCGTTCCCAAGCAAACAGTTGAAGCTGCTCATGCAGATATCTGTGGCAGTTTGTTTGAAAAG GTGGTTAAGGAAGCAATTGCTTGTGGAATAGATGGTTATGATACTGAAACCAAGAATGCTGTGAGGAAGGCCGCATATGGTTTACGATTAACCAGGGAGGTTGCCATGACTATTGCTAGTAAAGCA GTCAGAAAGATTTTCATCACTTACATTCAGAGGGCCCGAGGAGCTGGGAGCCGCACTGAATCAGCCAAAGAACTGAAAAAAATGATAGCCTTTAATAGTTTTGTTGCGTCTCAACTAGTTGCAGACATCAAGGGTGAATCATCTGATACACCGCCAGAAGAGACTCGAGAAGAACAGATTCAACAAAACgaagaggaggatgaggagTGGGAGTCCTTGCAATCACTAAGAAAAGTAAAACCCAGCAGGAACAATTTGAGAAAGGAAATCCAGACCGAGATTACTCTCAAGGACGATCTTCCGGAAAGAGAGAGAACAGAACTTTACAAGACATACTTGCTCTTCTGTCTAACTGGGCAAGTTACTAAAATTCCTTTTGGGGTCCAGATCACCACAAAGAAGGATGACTCTGAATATGtttttctaagtcaacttggtAGCATCCTTGGGTTGACTGATAGTGAGATTGTTGGAGTGCACCAAGGTTTAGCTGAGCAGGCTTTTAGGCAACAAGCAGAGGTGATCTTAGCTGATGGACAGATAACGAAGGCCAAAATGGTACAGCTGAATGAGTTGCAGAAGAATGTTGGCTTGCCACCACAGTATGCTCAGAATATAATAAAGAGCATCACAACAACAAAACTGGCGGCAGCCCTCGAGACTGCTGTTGGTCAGGGAAGGCTGAGCATTAAGGAGATTAGAGAATTGAAAGAGTCTTCAGTAGACATAAATACCATGATATCCGAAAGTTTACGTGAGAATCTTTTCAAAAAGACTCTGGCTGATATCTTCTCATCTGGTACTGGAGAGTTTGACGAAGAAGAGGTATATGAAAATATCCCAAAAGATCTTAATATAAATGTTGAGAAGGCCAAAAAAGTTGTTCATGAACTAGCTCGTAGCAGATTATCAAACTCACTTATTCAGGCCGTGTCACTTTTAAGGCAGAGAAATCATAAAGCATTG GTTTATTCTCTCAATGATTTGTTAGCTTGTGACAAGGCCGTTCCTGCAACCCCATTATCTTGGGAGGTACCAGAAGAACTGTCTGATCTGTTCATCGTATATTTGAAGAGTGATCCCCCACCAGAAAAGTTGTCCAGGTTACAGTATCTGTTAGGTATAAGTGATTCAACAGCAGAGACATTGAGAGCTGTGAAGGATAGAGAACTACCAAATGGGGCAGGGGAAGAGGAGTTTGTATTTTAA